In a single window of the Flavobacterium sp. W4I14 genome:
- a CDS encoding HSP20 family protein (product_source=KO:K13993; cath_funfam=2.60.40.790; cog=COG0071; ko=KO:K13993; pfam=PF00011; superfamily=49764), with amino-acid sequence MTLVKFNPEKKNSSLLPGFNDIFESVLGDTFFTDRRLSNVPAVNISESPDHYHIELAAPGLKKDDFRVSIERDMLTISTETKNENLSEGRTYNRKEYSYSAFTRSFTLPESADIEKISASYNDGILKLELPKKEEAKVVARQIEIQ; translated from the coding sequence ATGACATTAGTTAAATTCAATCCAGAAAAAAAGAACAGTTCATTATTGCCAGGCTTTAATGACATCTTTGAATCAGTACTTGGCGACACTTTTTTTACCGACCGTCGTTTAAGCAACGTTCCGGCTGTAAACATCTCTGAGTCGCCCGATCACTACCACATTGAGCTTGCTGCGCCCGGACTTAAAAAAGATGATTTCCGTGTTTCGATAGAAAGGGATATGCTCACGATTTCAACTGAAACAAAAAACGAAAATCTTAGCGAAGGAAGAACCTATAACAGAAAAGAGTATAGTTATTCGGCTTTCACAAGATCTTTCACACTTCCGGAAAGTGCTGACATTGAAAAGATCAGTGCAAGCTATAACGATGGAATTCTGAAACTTGAACTTCCTAAAAAAGAGGAAGCCAAAGTGGTCGCCAGACAGATCGAAATCCAATAA
- a CDS encoding RNA polymerase sigma factor (sigma-70 family) (product_source=TIGR02937; cath_funfam=1.10.10.10,1.10.1740.10; cog=COG1595; pfam=PF08281; superfamily=88659,88946; tigrfam=TIGR02937) has protein sequence MEKINALKTGSEAAFKAVFESSWDKVYRYLWNKTQDVEQAKDLTQLVFIKLWRYKHSLSDELPLDKQIFRKTKQVFIDWLRQEMRKREHLEANCINSIDAGWDQINHQIDVADHVYWAIDKLPPKRKEIFELRHIHGYSYKEIAEKLGISTKTIDSQLVKANSQLRKILQLSIWAVITGADFLN, from the coding sequence ATGGAAAAAATCAATGCCTTAAAAACTGGATCTGAGGCTGCTTTCAAAGCGGTATTTGAGTCCTCATGGGATAAGGTATACCGTTACTTATGGAACAAAACCCAGGATGTGGAACAGGCAAAGGATTTAACTCAACTGGTATTTATCAAGTTATGGAGGTATAAACATAGCCTATCTGATGAACTTCCGCTAGACAAACAGATATTCCGGAAAACAAAACAGGTTTTTATTGATTGGTTACGCCAGGAAATGCGTAAGCGGGAACATCTTGAAGCCAATTGTATAAATTCTATCGATGCCGGTTGGGACCAGATCAACCACCAGATCGATGTTGCAGATCATGTTTATTGGGCAATAGACAAATTGCCGCCCAAAAGAAAAGAAATATTTGAACTTAGGCACATACACGGGTATTCTTATAAAGAAATAGCAGAAAAACTTGGAATTTCAACAAAAACAATAGATAGTCAGCTGGTTAAGGCCAATAGTCAACTCCGGAAAATTCTACAGTTATCTATATGGGCTGTCATCACCGGCGCTGATTTTTTAAATTAA
- a CDS encoding transmembrane sensor (product_source=KO:K07165; ko=KO:K07165; pfam=PF04773,PF16344; transmembrane_helix_parts=Inside_1_73,TMhelix_74_96,Outside_97_350) — MNRIELIKKFLRNECSKEEEVLIDGILKEQPDLLDELLTEEEWNRSGPLPDGDSHLREEIWAGIHTALPSRKKILQLWKPLTIAASLILVFGLLYFRLHFVNAVKESTPNVYADIKFKTATNRTRGYLKFSLSDGTLITLYPGAAISYPVNFNTNRKIFLKTGKAAFEVAKDKNHPFTVWARDIATTALGTKFTVADLGKEVDVKLYEGRVVVDAFEKSRKKRSNFLKPGEQYSVSLDKNIPELSTFNGNLNSTIDPSLGVMSNLTPDAIRQGMTMVNTPLNDVFKQLELVYQIKIIFQQHDVSKKYFTGSFSGKETPLEILEIISSINDITVRKNGSDYLIHIQREKAD; from the coding sequence ATGAATAGGATTGAGCTGATCAAAAAATTTTTAAGAAATGAATGCAGTAAAGAAGAAGAGGTTCTTATAGATGGCATTCTCAAAGAACAACCCGATCTGCTTGATGAATTATTAACTGAGGAGGAGTGGAATAGGTCAGGACCTCTTCCGGATGGAGACAGCCATCTCAGGGAAGAAATATGGGCAGGTATTCATACTGCGCTCCCTTCGCGGAAAAAGATACTTCAGTTATGGAAACCGTTAACAATTGCGGCAAGTTTGATATTGGTTTTTGGGTTGCTTTACTTCCGCCTTCATTTTGTTAACGCAGTTAAGGAGAGTACTCCAAATGTCTACGCTGATATAAAATTTAAAACAGCTACCAACAGGACTAGGGGATACCTGAAGTTTAGCCTATCTGATGGCACCCTGATTACTTTATATCCTGGAGCGGCCATTTCATATCCCGTTAACTTTAATACCAACAGAAAAATATTCTTAAAAACCGGAAAGGCAGCATTTGAGGTTGCAAAGGATAAAAATCATCCGTTTACGGTATGGGCGCGTGATATTGCCACTACCGCTTTGGGTACGAAATTTACAGTAGCTGATCTGGGAAAGGAGGTCGATGTGAAACTGTATGAGGGAAGGGTTGTTGTAGATGCTTTTGAGAAATCCAGAAAAAAACGTTCTAACTTTTTGAAGCCAGGTGAGCAGTACAGCGTCAGTTTAGATAAGAATATTCCAGAATTGTCAACTTTTAACGGAAATTTAAATAGCACTATCGACCCTAGTTTAGGAGTGATGAGCAACTTGACACCCGATGCCATCAGGCAGGGCATGACCATGGTGAATACGCCATTAAATGATGTGTTCAAACAGTTGGAACTTGTTTATCAGATTAAAATAATTTTCCAGCAACATGATGTCAGCAAGAAATATTTCACAGGGAGTTTTAGTGGTAAAGAAACGCCTTTGGAGATTTTGGAGATCATAAGTTCCATTAATGATATTACTGTCCGAAAGAATGGCTCAGACTACCTAATCCATATCCAAAGAGAAAAAGCCGATTAA
- a CDS encoding TonB-linked SusC/RagA family outer membrane protein (product_source=TIGR04056; cath_funfam=2.170.130.10,2.60.40.1120; cleavage_site_network=SignalP-noTM; pfam=PF00593,PF07715,PF13620; superfamily=49464,56935; tigrfam=TIGR04056) has translation MKNRKKMRWKQISCLLLLMLCHLCIYAQKNPKITGKVLDDKSLPVPSVTVKVVKDTDTTQQSKVLTDSNGVFLFPKLQPNEKYSLTFSSIGFETQYLKNVPVSEEGNSSIVIRLEASENTRLNDVVVVGYGTQKKVNLTGAVSVIDGKALQNRPVNNVSQALYGNTPGLTIGYGNNGFEPGAGPSVQIRGQGAPYVLIDGTVGDINTLDPNTVESISVLKDAAASAIYGARAPYGVLLITTKSGKANQAPQIDFSVNGGPTTIINKPRMVDSYTFSRAINEMHDNQGVARLFAESTIDRIIAYIKDPTLPETVPDATNPTKWSTYQLSNANNDWIDIHFGSGYRTQENLSVRGGSKNMAYYLSGGHASEKGPLKMVEDKYNRYNLTAKLDANITPWWKISANTRLTNENRDRPIYNGEGGYGMIIHQIFRTHPEVFLKSPNGYYSQLSRVPQMQAGYERFTDNELMQRLATEIKPLKNWSINADYSMNYSINNYEGANLVAYEDQVDGTLLPISLTVPSSISKDKANTTYKALNVFSSYKFDLGSKSRFEFMGGYQQESNRYDYLSGLKRELITQEVISITTATGEMQVSDAMSHWATQGFFGRLNYNFDDKYLLESNLRYDGTSKFADGKRWGFFPSLSGGWVVSNEKFWSAISDDIQYFKIRGSWGMLGNQNVASYQDLALLGVRTNLDWILNGKRSAYTVAPNLVNPDLTWESSRTTDIGIEFGLFKNRLKVEFDYYRRLTLDRLGPAKALPAVLGASVPRENNSELQTRGWDLSLTWKSKAGSDFNYSITANVFDNVNTVTQYSNPTGILTTDYSGKRVGEIWGYETVGLIQTQELANRINTSKSQNFINGQLWRTGDVEYRDLNGDGIINNGKNTVGDHGDLKVIGNNTARYQFGLNLSASYKNFDLGIFVQGVAKRDLWLSGNIFWGFNQWNQSSLFPNHLDYYRDAEAGKYSGLGINTEAYFPRPYSNATQYAKNQQVQTRYLQNGAYVRLKNVQLGYTMPQSLLNWAKLKRARMYFSGENIYTFSKLPKGFDPETAALGELGNGKSMFSQAIWAFGLNVSF, from the coding sequence ATGAAAAACCGAAAAAAAATGCGGTGGAAGCAGATAAGTTGTCTGTTATTGCTGATGTTGTGCCATTTGTGCATTTATGCGCAGAAAAATCCAAAAATTACCGGTAAGGTACTTGATGATAAATCGCTTCCGGTACCATCTGTTACAGTAAAAGTCGTTAAAGATACCGATACCACTCAGCAGTCAAAGGTTTTGACAGACTCGAATGGGGTTTTTCTATTTCCGAAGTTACAGCCCAATGAAAAGTATTCTTTAACTTTCTCCAGTATTGGATTTGAAACACAGTATCTAAAAAACGTACCGGTATCAGAAGAGGGAAACAGTTCGATCGTAATACGGTTAGAAGCATCTGAAAACACCAGACTGAACGATGTTGTTGTGGTAGGCTACGGAACGCAGAAAAAGGTAAACCTAACGGGTGCGGTAAGTGTGATTGATGGAAAGGCTTTACAGAACAGACCTGTAAATAATGTTAGTCAGGCACTTTATGGAAATACGCCCGGACTCACAATAGGCTACGGTAATAATGGTTTTGAACCTGGAGCTGGGCCATCGGTTCAGATACGGGGACAAGGGGCACCTTATGTCCTCATAGATGGAACTGTTGGTGATATTAATACATTAGATCCAAATACTGTCGAAAGTATTTCGGTTTTAAAAGATGCGGCGGCATCAGCTATATATGGCGCCAGGGCACCATACGGGGTATTGTTGATCACCACAAAATCGGGAAAAGCTAACCAGGCTCCACAAATTGATTTCTCCGTTAATGGTGGTCCTACAACCATCATAAATAAACCCAGGATGGTAGACTCTTATACTTTTAGCAGGGCTATTAATGAAATGCACGATAATCAGGGTGTAGCCAGGTTATTTGCAGAGTCTACAATTGATAGGATTATAGCTTACATCAAGGACCCTACGCTACCTGAAACAGTTCCTGATGCCACGAACCCGACCAAATGGTCAACTTATCAGCTGTCAAACGCCAATAACGACTGGATCGACATCCACTTCGGCTCTGGTTACAGAACACAAGAAAACCTTTCGGTTAGGGGTGGTTCCAAAAACATGGCTTACTATCTGTCTGGAGGGCATGCGAGTGAAAAAGGACCATTAAAGATGGTTGAGGATAAATACAACCGCTATAACCTAACGGCAAAACTTGATGCCAACATAACACCCTGGTGGAAGATCAGCGCTAATACCCGGCTCACAAATGAAAACCGCGACAGGCCTATTTATAATGGTGAAGGGGGCTATGGTATGATTATCCACCAGATATTCCGTACACATCCGGAGGTTTTCCTTAAATCACCAAATGGTTATTATTCACAGTTATCGCGCGTTCCCCAGATGCAGGCGGGCTATGAGAGATTTACCGACAATGAGTTAATGCAGCGGCTGGCAACTGAAATAAAGCCGCTAAAAAATTGGTCGATAAATGCAGATTACTCAATGAATTATAGTATCAATAATTATGAAGGGGCCAATCTGGTTGCGTACGAGGACCAGGTAGATGGCACTTTATTGCCCATTTCACTCACTGTGCCTTCTTCTATTTCAAAAGACAAAGCAAATACCACGTATAAGGCGCTGAACGTTTTCTCATCTTATAAATTTGACCTTGGCTCAAAGAGCCGCTTTGAGTTCATGGGTGGATATCAACAGGAATCTAACAGGTATGACTATCTAAGCGGTTTGAAAAGAGAGCTGATCACACAGGAGGTCATATCTATAACTACGGCTACAGGTGAGATGCAGGTTTCCGATGCAATGTCGCATTGGGCTACACAAGGTTTTTTTGGTAGGTTAAACTATAATTTTGATGACAAATATTTACTGGAATCAAACCTAAGATATGATGGTACCTCGAAGTTTGCCGATGGCAAAAGATGGGGCTTTTTCCCTTCTTTATCCGGCGGCTGGGTAGTATCCAATGAAAAGTTCTGGTCGGCAATCAGCGATGATATTCAATACTTTAAAATAAGGGGATCATGGGGGATGCTGGGAAATCAGAATGTAGCGTCGTATCAGGATCTGGCCTTATTAGGGGTTAGGACTAATTTGGATTGGATTCTGAACGGCAAAAGATCAGCCTACACTGTCGCGCCAAACCTGGTAAACCCGGATCTAACATGGGAATCATCCAGAACAACGGATATAGGAATTGAGTTTGGCCTTTTCAAAAATAGGTTAAAAGTCGAATTTGATTACTATAGGCGTTTAACACTCGATCGTTTAGGTCCGGCCAAAGCTTTACCTGCAGTATTGGGTGCATCGGTTCCCCGCGAAAATAACTCAGAATTACAGACAAGAGGCTGGGACCTGAGCCTTACCTGGAAAAGCAAGGCCGGTAGTGATTTCAACTATTCAATTACCGCGAATGTTTTCGATAATGTTAATACGGTAACCCAATATTCAAATCCTACAGGTATTTTAACTACTGATTATAGCGGGAAAAGAGTAGGGGAAATATGGGGATATGAAACAGTTGGCTTAATTCAGACCCAAGAGCTTGCCAATAGGATCAATACCAGCAAATCTCAGAATTTTATCAACGGCCAGCTTTGGAGAACCGGGGATGTGGAGTACAGGGATTTAAACGGTGATGGTATCATCAATAACGGAAAGAACACCGTCGGTGATCATGGCGATCTCAAAGTGATCGGTAACAATACGGCCAGGTATCAGTTTGGGCTGAATCTTTCGGCAAGTTACAAAAACTTTGACCTGGGGATTTTCGTTCAGGGTGTGGCCAAAAGAGACTTATGGTTAAGTGGGAATATATTCTGGGGGTTCAACCAGTGGAACCAATCATCGCTGTTCCCAAATCATTTGGATTATTACCGTGATGCAGAAGCAGGTAAATATTCCGGACTGGGTATAAATACCGAAGCCTATTTTCCGCGTCCTTACAGTAACGCTACCCAATACGCAAAAAACCAGCAGGTTCAGACCCGTTATCTTCAGAATGGCGCTTATGTGCGCTTGAAAAATGTGCAACTGGGGTATACAATGCCACAATCTTTGCTAAACTGGGCTAAACTGAAAAGGGCCCGGATGTACTTCTCTGGGGAAAATATTTACACTTTTTCTAAGCTGCCAAAAGGTTTTGATCCAGAGACGGCAGCTTTAGGTGAGCTTGGTAATGGAAAAAGTATGTTTTCTCAGGCTATCTGGGCCTTTGGACTTAATGTTTCTTTTTAG
- a CDS encoding hypothetical protein (product_source=Hypo-rule applied; ko=KO:K21572; pfam=PF07980,PF14322; superfamily=48452) produces MKSKFLIIFNVGILLFALSCKKEYLDRPPLTQIENETYWKTASDLEKYTLQFYNSFPGYGTIGSYMGFIGWDGTRGSDTQISASPSTLWNGTNQPVTATGNWNWENIRSVNVFFKNYRRATDPFDKIKHFVGEAHFFKAWFYFEKLRQYGDVPWFTDALEMDAEGLYKARDARTVVVDSILLNLDKAIAYLKPIAQADGGNNRLSKEAALLFKSRVGLYEGTWQKYHKGTAFGTANADANKYLRASVNAAEELMTTKYGRMLYSNNDPDNDYCRLFSLINQSNNKEVILWKAYSVSLQASHSFQIYVSDRTAGISMTLQQVYNYLDKNGNAYDYFSIGKSVKGSSFLTKIGNECDPRLKQTIWVPGQTMWDNSFGKGTFSKPFLDKSGETLNNTGFQIRKGNDPKDPQAGSGVSWNTSCETGAIVFRYAEALLNYAEAKAELGEAVDYAKSINLLRSRTGMPDFKIQSDPNRLRYADYGYAITDEIQEIRRERTVELGAEGFRFDDIRRWAAHNLLKGKRPKGYSYLASEWTGKNISYKTDADGFLDPFSSQISGGYGFNPSRDYLECIPLNEITLNPKLKQNPGW; encoded by the coding sequence ATGAAAAGTAAATTTTTAATCATATTCAATGTAGGTATTCTTCTTTTTGCATTATCATGCAAAAAGGAATATTTAGACAGGCCTCCGCTAACCCAAATAGAAAATGAGACTTATTGGAAAACCGCAAGCGACCTGGAAAAATACACGCTGCAGTTTTACAATAGCTTTCCGGGATATGGAACCATAGGGAGTTATATGGGCTTTATTGGCTGGGATGGTACCAGAGGTTCGGATACCCAGATTTCGGCATCACCCAGCACACTTTGGAACGGAACCAACCAACCCGTAACTGCTACTGGAAATTGGAACTGGGAGAACATTAGAAGTGTGAATGTTTTTTTTAAAAACTATAGGCGTGCAACAGATCCCTTCGACAAGATCAAGCATTTTGTAGGGGAGGCACATTTTTTTAAAGCCTGGTTTTATTTTGAAAAGTTGCGCCAATACGGCGATGTTCCCTGGTTTACCGATGCACTTGAAATGGATGCTGAAGGTTTGTACAAAGCAAGAGACGCAAGAACAGTGGTTGTTGATTCGATTTTGCTGAATCTGGATAAAGCTATTGCATACCTGAAACCCATTGCCCAGGCCGATGGTGGAAACAACAGACTTTCAAAAGAAGCCGCTCTGCTTTTCAAGTCACGTGTTGGGCTATACGAGGGTACGTGGCAAAAATACCACAAAGGTACTGCTTTTGGTACAGCAAATGCCGATGCGAATAAGTATTTACGCGCCTCAGTTAATGCTGCAGAGGAATTGATGACCACCAAATACGGCAGAATGCTTTATTCCAATAATGATCCCGATAACGATTATTGCAGGTTGTTCTCCCTAATTAACCAGTCGAATAACAAAGAGGTAATTTTATGGAAAGCCTATTCTGTAAGTCTTCAGGCATCACATTCCTTTCAGATCTATGTATCCGACCGTACGGCAGGGATCAGTATGACCCTGCAGCAGGTATATAACTACCTTGATAAAAATGGAAATGCCTACGATTATTTCAGTATTGGTAAAAGCGTGAAGGGAAGTAGTTTTTTAACCAAAATCGGAAATGAATGTGATCCAAGGTTAAAGCAGACCATCTGGGTTCCCGGGCAAACCATGTGGGATAACAGTTTCGGCAAAGGAACCTTTAGTAAGCCGTTTTTAGATAAATCAGGTGAAACGCTCAACAATACAGGCTTTCAGATCAGAAAAGGAAACGATCCAAAAGATCCACAGGCAGGCAGCGGTGTTTCCTGGAACACCAGTTGTGAGACCGGCGCAATTGTTTTTCGTTATGCCGAAGCATTGTTGAATTATGCAGAAGCAAAAGCTGAGCTTGGAGAGGCTGTGGATTATGCAAAATCAATAAACCTACTAAGATCAAGGACAGGAATGCCTGATTTTAAAATACAGTCTGACCCCAATAGGTTACGTTATGCCGATTATGGATATGCCATAACAGACGAAATTCAGGAAATACGCAGAGAGCGTACCGTAGAACTTGGTGCTGAAGGTTTCCGTTTTGACGATATCAGACGTTGGGCAGCCCATAACCTGTTAAAGGGTAAGCGCCCTAAAGGCTACTCTTACCTTGCAAGTGAGTGGACAGGAAAAAACATCAGTTATAAAACTGATGCCGATGGCTTTTTAGATCCCTTCTCTTCGCAGATTTCCGGAGGCTATGGGTTCAATCCATCAAGAGATTACCTGGAATGTATCCCACTAAATGAAATTACATTAAATCCCAAACTTAAACAAAATCCTGGATGGTAA
- a CDS encoding manganese-dependent ADP-ribose/CDP-alcohol diphosphatase (product_source=KO:K01517; cath_funfam=3.60.21.10; cog=COG1409; ko=KO:K01517; pfam=PF00149; superfamily=56300), protein MVIIMNRKVTIMQRFVLKTFFLTLFCMGSGVLQTNAQTEKPELRFGIIADIQYANAPARGTRFYKNSLQKLAVAVTGLNQQKVAFLINLGDVTDRNPEDLKPVLNELDKFGNKVYNVAGNHDYGGIADNDKLYSALGMPSEYYVVKKDGWRLLMLNTNELSSYANVKGTWKEAEFDSLALNTRKTDSKNAEPYNGGLSSRQMDWLERNLKQAASRNEKVIIFSHHPFSCADGLEALNGKAVIGLASRFSCVKALIAGHHHIGGYCEESGIPSVIIEGMVETEHDNAWGVVELYDNRVLIKGEGRMTSRTIYFKK, encoded by the coding sequence ATGGTAATCATTATGAATAGAAAAGTAACAATCATGCAGCGTTTTGTGTTAAAAACCTTTTTTCTGACCCTGTTCTGCATGGGCTCCGGTGTTTTGCAGACAAATGCCCAGACCGAAAAACCAGAACTGCGCTTTGGGATTATTGCGGATATTCAATATGCCAATGCTCCTGCGCGCGGGACAAGGTTCTATAAAAATTCTTTACAAAAACTTGCTGTTGCTGTGACTGGGCTTAATCAGCAGAAAGTTGCGTTTTTGATCAATTTGGGTGATGTAACCGATCGGAATCCCGAAGATCTTAAACCGGTATTGAATGAACTGGATAAGTTCGGTAACAAGGTATATAATGTTGCCGGAAATCATGATTACGGTGGAATAGCGGATAACGATAAGCTATATAGCGCTTTGGGCATGCCCAGCGAATATTATGTTGTAAAAAAAGATGGATGGCGCCTGCTGATGTTAAACACCAACGAGCTTTCGTCTTATGCCAACGTAAAGGGTACATGGAAGGAAGCTGAATTTGATTCGCTCGCCCTTAATACCAGGAAAACAGATAGTAAAAATGCCGAACCCTATAACGGTGGTTTAAGCAGCAGGCAAATGGACTGGCTGGAAAGGAATTTAAAGCAGGCAGCATCAAGAAATGAAAAAGTAATAATTTTTTCACACCATCCATTCAGCTGTGCCGATGGTCTGGAGGCACTCAACGGTAAAGCTGTAATTGGACTGGCTTCCAGATTTTCCTGTGTGAAAGCGCTTATTGCAGGCCATCACCACATAGGCGGTTACTGTGAGGAATCGGGCATACCTTCAGTTATTATAGAGGGGATGGTAGAAACCGAACATGACAATGCATGGGGCGTTGTGGAATTATACGATAACAGGGTATTGATAAAGGGAGAAGGTAGGATGACTTCAAGAACTATTTACTTTAAAAAATAA